A single genomic interval of Sebastes umbrosus isolate fSebUmb1 chromosome 11, fSebUmb1.pri, whole genome shotgun sequence harbors:
- the LOC119497139 gene encoding probable serine carboxypeptidase CPVL, with the protein MRLWRETLGFLFLMDCLDSALSSRSCSSFFCRKSHSVSGLNGVDPGSPLFLTPYLEKGAIDEAKKLSLVGDLPGANVKSHAGYLTVNKKYNSNLFFWFFPALMANQDKAPVLLWLQGGPGGTSMFGLFVEHGPYVVFKNLTVGMRDYAWTLRYSVLYIDNPVGTGFSFTDEDAGFAQNQDDVGRDLYSALTQFFQIFPEYQSNEFYATGESYAGKYVPAISYYIHKNNPTAKVKINFMGMAIGDGLCDPELMLGGYAEFMYQTGMIDELQKQYVVKQTDFGVKLIQQEKWLEAFQVFDSLLNGDVEPYPSFFQNATGCTNYYNYMTCHEPEDQEYFSSFVTLPAVRRAIHVGNLTFHDGSEVEKYLLQDVMKSIKPWLGVLMDNYRVLIYNGQLDVIIAAPLTERFLPTVNWTGAAEYKTAPRFHWKLQPSDTEVAGYVRQVGEFYQVIIRGGGHILPYDQPARSFDMIDRFLSTKGFI; encoded by the exons ATGAG GCTGTGGAGGGAAACTCTGGGTTTCCTCTTTCTGATGGACTGTCTGGACTCTGCTCTCTCATCACGGAGCTGCTCGTCCTTCTTCTGCCGAAAATCTCACTCTGTCAGCGGCCTGAATGGAGTCGACCCCGggtctcctctcttcctcactcCATACCTGGAGAAGGGAGCCATAGATGAAG CCAAGAAACTGAGTCTGGTAGGAGATCTGCCAGGTGCAAACGTCAAGAGTCATGCCGGGTACCTCACTGTCAACAAGAAATACAATAGCAACCTCTTCTTTTGGTTCTTCCCTGCACTGATG GCAAATCAAGATAAAGCTCCGGTGCTGCTCTGGCTGCAAGGCGGGCCCGGTGGAACCTCCATGTTCGGTCTCTTTGTGGAACATGGACCGTATGTGGTGTTTAAGAACTTGACTG TTGGTATGAGGGATTACGCTTGGACATTGAGATATTCAGTTTTGTACATCGACAATCCG gTTGGAACGGGTTTCAGCTTCACTGATGAGGACGCAGGTTTTGCTCAGAACCAGGATGATGTCGGCAGAGATCTGTACAG tgCTTTAACACAGTTCTTCCAGATCTTTCCTGAGTATCAGTCCAATGAGTTCTATGCAACCGGGGag TCTTACGCAGGGAAGTATGTTCCTGCCATTTCTTACTACATTCATAAAAACAACCCCACTGCCAAGGTGAAGATTAACTTCATGGGGATGGCTATCGGTGACGGGCTCTGTGATCCAGAACTG ATGCTGGGTGGTTATGCTGAGTTCATGTACCAAACAGGTATGATAGATGAACTCCAGAAACAGTACGTCGTCAAGCAGACGGACTTTGGGGTTAAACTCATCCAGCAGGAGAAGTGGCTGGAGGCTTTTCAG GTTTTTGATAGCTTGCTGAATGGTGATGTTGAACCATATCCCTCCTTCTTTCAAAATGCTACCGGCTGcaccaactactacaactacatgACATGTCAC GAGCCTGAAGACCAGGAGTACTTCTCCTCGTTTGTGACTCTGCCAGCTGTGCGGCGTGCCATCCATGTGGGGAACCTGACGTTCCACGACGGCTCGGAGGTGGAGAAGTACCTTCTGCAGGATGTCATGAAGAGCATCAAACCGTGGCTGGGGGTGCTGATGGACAACTATAGG GTGTTAATCTACAATGGTCAACTGGATGTAATCATTGCAGCCCCACTGACTGAGAGGTTCCTGCCTACCGTCAACTGGACCGGGGCGGCTGAGTACAAAACAGCCCCTCGCTTCCACTGGAAGCTTCAGCCCAGCGACACCGAGGTGGCAGGTTATGTGAGACAAGTTGGAGAGTTTTACCAG GTCATCATCCGAGGAGGAGGACACATTCTGCCATACGACCAACCGGCGAGGTCCTTTGACATGATTGACAGATTCCTCTCAACAAAGGGATTTATATGA